A window from Chitinophaga filiformis encodes these proteins:
- a CDS encoding RHS repeat-associated core domain-containing protein, whose amino-acid sequence MKGEGNQQDYGMRVYDPRVGRFLSVDPLTKSYPWYTPYQFAGNKPVWATDLDGSEERYFQIDIEYGENNKLVNSTFYEMESLRSGRHFYSGMNGIHTYYNEVGKYGIGDQYTINLTRKLTDGALVRKTLTVFIPREPNWMDKAADFFSPHKSPEREGGIMFTSSAKADGIPGASSQSQFEPSAKRVDGSMESADGIADGLGMTGNAFEVRDIGTIRKGLIELIGKGSNLGKLEAGLEMFKRYISKYDLGNKGIGFVEVVIPKDVKKSDTYCESCGGVFRDSSNTWVPSSGVPEDTIERHDLPPSEYR is encoded by the coding sequence GTGAAGGGTGAAGGGAATCAGCAGGATTATGGGATGCGGGTGTATGATCCGAGAGTGGGGAGGTTCTTGTCGGTAGACCCGTTGACGAAGAGTTATCCTTGGTATACACCGTATCAATTTGCTGGAAATAAACCGGTTTGGGCAACCGATCTTGATGGATCAGAAGAACGGTATTTCCAAATAGATATCGAGTATGGTGAGAATAATAAGCTTGTTAATTCAACGTTTTATGAAATGGAATCCTTAAGGTCGGGGAGGCATTTTTATAGTGGCATGAATGGAATTCACACATATTACAATGAAGTTGGCAAGTACGGAATTGGTGACCAATACACTATAAATTTAACTAGAAAATTAACAGATGGGGCGCTTGTAAGAAAGACTTTAACCGTATTTATTCCTCGAGAGCCCAACTGGATGGATAAGGCGGCTGACTTCTTCTCTCCCCATAAAAGCCCGGAGCGTGAAGGTGGTATAATGTTTACATCATCAGCAAAAGCAGATGGCATTCCAGGGGCAAGTTCTCAGAGTCAATTTGAGCCATCTGCAAAGCGTGTGGACGGGAGTATGGAGTCTGCAGATGGTATTGCAGATGGCCTTGGAATGACAGGGAATGCATTTGAGGTACGAGATATCGGAACAATAAGGAAGGGACTTATAGAGTTAATTGGCAAGGGATCCAATTTAGGGAAGCTGGAAGCTGGACTTGAAATGTTCAAGAGGTATATAAGCAAATATGATCTCGGCAATAAAGGAATAGGATTTGTTGAAGTAGTTATTCCAAAAGATGTTAAAAAATCAGATACTTATTGTGAGAGTTGTGGGGGAGTATTTAGAGATAGCTCAAATACTTGGGTTCCGTCTTCAGGCGTGCCCGAAGATACAATTGAAAGACATGACCTTCCGCCAAGTGAATATAGATAA